TTACCTTTAAAGGCGGTCAGAAGGCACTCCTTAAAGCAAGGCTTGAGAAGAAGAATGGTAAAAAATACAGAGTTCCTAACGGCGAAGAGGCCGAAGCTGTTCTGGCTGCTCTGAAAGCCGGTTCTTATAACGTTAACGAAGTTATCCGCAAGGAAGTCTTTGAACGTGCACCTCTCCCTTTTATCACCTCAAAGCTGCAACAGGAAGCCGCAAGGAAACTTAGTTTCTCTGCAAAGCGTACTATGATGCTTGCCCAGCGCCTTTACGAAGGTATAGAGCTCGGCAGTGAAGGACCTGTGGGTCTTATCACATATATGAGAACGGACTCTACAAGGGTTTCTCCTGATGCTACAAACGAGGCGAGAGGATATATTGAGAAACAGTACGGAAAAGAATTTCTCTCTAAGGGTGTGAAAGGCGGATCGAAAAAGAAAAACGTTCAGGATGCCCACGAAGCAATACGCCCGACATCTGTGGCGATCACTCCTGAAAGCGTCAAAAAAATTCTCGATACTGACCAGTATAAACTTTACAAACTGATATGGGATAGATTTGTGTCCAGCAACATGGCGGATGCTGTCTATGACCAGAACACGATACATATTGCAAACGGACCCTATCTGCTTAAGTCACAAGGGAAAGTAATGAAATTTCCCGGCTTTCAGACACTCTATATCGAAGGTGTCGATGAGAGCAAAGAGAAAGATCAGGAGGTCATCTTTGATGTAAAAGAAGGTGAGACTCTTAATCCTGAAAAACATGACAGCAAGCAGATGTTTACACAGCCGCCTGCAAGGTATTCTGAAGCGACACTTGTTAAAACACTTGAAGCTGAAGGGATAGGTCGCCCGTCAACTTATGCTTCTATTATTTCAACACTCATCGACAGAGAGTACGCAAATATGGAAGAGAAACGCTTTAAGCCGACAGAGCTGGGGCGTGTTGTCTGCTCACTTCTGATAGCAAACTTTGACCGCATATTTGAACCTAAATTTACAGCAGGTATGGAAGAGGATCTGGACAGTGTGGAAGCCGGCGAGCTTACATGGAAAGGTGTTCTCAGAGATTTCTATGCTAAATTTAAACCTGAGCTTGAAAAAGCGGAGAAGCAGTTTTCCGCCAATCTGAAAATAGAGATGAAGTGTCCGGTATGCGAAAAAGACCTTACCATAAAATACGGACGCAACGGCAATTTTGTGGCGTGCACCTCTTACCCTGAGTGTAAGTTTACGTCTAATTATGAACGTCTTGAAGACGGCTCTTTTAAACTTGTCCCGAAAGAGGAAGACAAACCTTCCGGCATCGAATGTGAGAAATGCGGTAAAGAACTTGTTTTCAAGAAAACACGCTTCGGCGAAGTATTAGCGTGCCCGGGCTACCCGGAGTGCAAAAATATAAAGAACTATGTCACACTACCTGATGGCGAGATCAAGATCCTCGCAGCCGGAGAAGAGATCGGCACTCCTTGCCCTAAATGTGAGGCTGGGCTGACTATCAAAGGCGGAAGGAACGGCATGTTTATAGGGTGCAAAAATTATCCTGACTGCGACTTCACAGCGAACATGGAAGTCAACGAGCAGGGGGACATCATCCCTAAATATGATAAAGTTGACGAAAACGTTAAATGTGAGAAATGCGGAAAACCGATGGTTCTGAAAAAGAGCCGTCGCGGTAAGTTTTTCGCTTGTACCGGTTATCCCGAATGCAAAAATGCTAAATCAACAATAGTGCTTGAAGACGGTACTATCTCTGTAAAGGAATAAATGGGTAAAACAGTTTATATAGCTGGCGGCGGTCTTGCAGGCTGTGAGGCCGCTTACTATCTTGCTGAAAGAGGTCATGAAGTTAAGCTGTATGAGATGCGCCCGCTTGTGCAGACCCCTGCACACGAAACCGAATTTCTCGGTGAACTCGTATGTTCCAACTCCCTGAAAAGCACACTTCCCGACACATCCAGCGGACTTCTCAAAGAAGAGATGAAAATACTGGGCAGTCTCGTTTTAGCGGTTGCGTATCAGTGTCAGGTCCCTGCCGGAAATGCTCTGGCTGTGGACAGGCTGGACTTTGCGAAGGGGATAGATGAAATTATCCGCAATCATCCTCACATTGAGGTTATATCGGAAGAGCTTACCGACATCCCTGCTGACCGTCCATGCATAATAGCCACCGGACCTCTGACATCCGATAAGCTAGCAGAGAAGATCAAGGAACGTTTCGGCGGTGGGCTTTACTTTTTTGATGCCATTGCCCCTGTGATATCCTTTGACTCTGTGGATATGGAAAAAGCATTTTTCAAAAGCAGATGGGAAAAGGGCGACAACGATTACCTCAACCTCGGCATGAACAAAGAGCAGTACGAACTTTTTTATAATGAAATGATGGCTTCCGAAAAGACTGAGTTTAAAGATTTTGAAAAGCTGAACGTATACGAAGGCTGTATGCCTATTGAGGAGATGGGGGCTCGTGGACCCCAGACACTTACTTTTGGCCCTTTTCGCCCTGTGGGGCTCAGGCACCCTGTTACCGAAGAGAAATACTATGCTGTTGTCCAGCTCCGCAAGGAGAACAAAGAGGGGACAGCTTATAACCTTGTCGGCTGTCAGACCAAGATGAAGATCCCTGAACAGAAACGTGTTTTCAGGCTTATTCCCGGACTCGAAAATGCTGAATTCTTACGTTTTGGCAGTATTCACCGCAATACTTATATTCATTCCCCGGGAAACCTTAAGAGAACATTTCAGACGACAGCAGATAAAGATTTATACTTTGCTGGACAGATCACAGGTGTTGAAGGATATCTCGAATCCGCCGCATCAGGCATTTTGGCAGCACATTCCATCATATACCCTGAGTTCGAAGGATTTCACGAAGAGACAGCTCTTGGCGCACTTGCCCGTCATGTCTCCGGTGAAGTAGCTGAGAATAAAAAGGAATATGTTCCATCAAACTTTCATTTCGGTATGCTCCCAGGTCATGGGGAAAAAATTCGTGATAAAAAATTGAAAAAACAGATGTATGCAGACCGAGCTCTGGAGCATTATAAGCATCTTTGCGACTGATCTTATATAGGTCTGAATATAATTATCCCTCTCACCTTTGTCATGTATTCTCTGAAAGGATAATCAACAACTTTACCCTTAAGTGATGATGCATTTCTGAAAAACTCACCGTTACTGTTTCTTATAAAAATGCCTGTGTGAGTTGCATCAAGTCCCGCTTTGTCGCTGTAAATACCTATATAATCTCCGGTTTTGAGTGTTTTGATAACTTCTTTATCAATGATCGAAGCGGGAAGATAAGTTACCATTCGCATGGTTTGCGGCAGATTTTTGAGCCAGCTGTTTTTGTCTGACCTGCGGTTAATGTATTTTTCCACAGTTATGGTACCAGCTATCTCAGGCGTTATGTCTTTTACGGTATTAAGATCGCCTGATATCCAGTCTGTAAAAAAATGTTTTCTGTTAACGTAATCGACTTTTCCGCTGAAATATCTGACTTGTTTCAGGTTCTTTATGAAATTCTCGGCATTGTCGGACAATCGCAAAGCTTCCACAGTGTCCAGAAAGGTGAAGCAGTCAACCCCATTAAGGTTAACGACAAGTTCTTCTTTTGAGTCAGGGCTTCCCTTAAGGGTTCCGTCTGCATACGGGGTACCCAGAAGTTGTTGGGATATATAAGCTATCCTGTCTCCGGCGCTGCTTATGTGAGAAGACTTTGACAGAATATTGTCAACTTTGCCAGTGTCCCACCCGACCAGAAGCAGAAGTGCTACAGTCAGCAGAATTAGTTTAGATATCTTCTTCACTTATAACCTTTATCCCTTGTCTGCGAAGCAATGCTGTTGCAACACCTTCGCCGGGTTGTTTTGTACCGTCGAATTTACCTGTATAAATGCAGCTGCTTCCACAGGAAGGGCTTCGTTGTTTTAAAACAGCAAATTCAACATTATGTTCTCTGGCAAGTTCGAGGGTCTTTTTCGCACCGATCACAAAAGCACCTGTGTGGTCACTCCCTTTGCTGCCTCTTACTATTGTATCGCCGTCCAGCACATCTGAACCGCTCATACCCTGTATCTCACATGCCTCTCTTGGAACAGGGAGACCACCCAGAACTTCAGGACATACTGGGATAACTTCGTATTTTGCCATAAGGTCGTTAATTTTATCAGAAACTTCAATAACTTCTGCATTGTATCTGACGTTTTCGCCTAAGAGACATGCACTTACAAGTATTTTTTTCATTCAGTCATTATTACACAAATTTTATTTTTTGCGAATAGCAAGATTGCATAAATGATAAAAGCGTCCGATAATAAGTTTATGCAGATAGATAAAGCAGTTTCAATATTCCTTAAATTTATGCAGCAGGAGAAGGGAGCGTCCGATCATACTATCAAGAATTACTCCCGTGATCTTGCAGACCTGTGTATGTATCTGGAGGATTCGGCTATTGACGACATTCAGGATGCTGATTTTTTCACTTTGCGGGGGTTTGTGGCGATGTTGTTTGACAAGGGGCTGGCAAAGTCAACTATAGAGCGGAAGATAGCCTGCCTCAAATCTTTTTTTGCATTTATGCAGAAGAAGAACCACACGGATGATAATCCTGCACGGATGCTGAAGTTTCCTAAAAAGGAGCAGAAAGCATTTAAAGTTTTTAATATTGACAGTATTATAGCTCTTTTGGATGCTCCGGATAAAGATAAGCCGGCTGGTATGCGTGATGCGCTTATTCAGGAACTTATGTATGGAACAGGGGTTCGTGTCAGCGAGCTGGTGGGGCTTAATCTTTCAGATATAGACTTCGGTGGTATGCGTATCCTTGTTCGAGGTAAAGGGAAGAAAGAGCGTATTGTTCCTATAGCAGACATGCATATTGAGATGATCAATGATTATCTTGATGTTAAAATGGATATTTGTAATGGCTATCTACCTGATAATGAAGCAATATTTATTAATAAATTTGGTTCCAGACTTACAGATCGTTCCGTACGCAGGATCGTTGAGAAATATCTGAAGATAGCCGGACTGCCTATGGATTTTTCACCTCACTCATTCAGGCATTCATACGCTACCCATCTCCTTGAAGGGGGGGCAGACCTGCGGACTATTCAGAGTCTTTTAGGGCACGAGTCATTAACCACCACCCAGAAATACACACACTTGAATCTGACGGAACTGCTCCGTGTTTATGATGCCACCCATCCTTTTGCATCCGGTAAGCATGATTAGTAAGCCTGTAACTTTAGAATGACGGAAAAGTGTCATTGCGAACGTATGTGAAGCAATCTTATGCCGTTCAGGATGTAGTATATTCAGATTGCTTCGTCACTTTGTTTCTCGCAATGACGGGAAGGGTGTCATTGCGAACGTATGTGAAGCAATCTTATGCCGTTCAGAATGTAGTATATTTAGATTGCTTCGTCACTTTGTTCCTCGCAATGACGGAAAAGTGTCATTGCGAACGTATGTGAAGCAGTCTTATGCCGTTCAGGATGTAGTATATTCAGATTGCTTCGTCACTTTGTTTCTCGCAATGACGGGAAGGGTGTCATTGCGAACGTATGTGAAGCAATCTTATGCCGTTCAGGGCGTCGTGTATATTCAGATTGCTTCGTCACCTTGTTCCTCGCAATGACGGGAAGGGTGTCGTCGCAGCTGGGGGCGACTGGTTCAGCTAATGAGCTCGAATTCTCCTGTTTCTTTATTAAAGTTGTAAACTTCGCCTTTGGAAATAACATAATACCAACCATATATATGCAGTTCACCTTTTTCATACTTTCTGCTTATGTATGGGTAACTGAGTAGATTTGCCATCTGTTTGACTATATTTATCTGCTCTGTTATCCATGCTTTGTGTTCTGGGTCTGCATCTGGGTGGCGCAGGTGAACTTCGCTTTTTACTCCCTCTATCTGCTCCAGCCAATGTGCAACATTCGGCAGCTGTTCGAGCTGTGTCTTATCAAAATAGATTGCGTTGCATCCGCCGCAGTTGCTGTGTCCACAGACCACTATATTTTCAACATCCAGAGCATTGACTGCATATTCAATAGCGGATGTTGTAGCTGCATATTCTTTTGCTACACGGTAGTGTGGGACAATATTTGCTATGTTGCGGACGACAAAAAGCTCACCGGGCAGGGTCCTTGTGATCAGCTCCGGTACAACGCGTGAGTCTGAACAGCCGATGAATAGTGTGTGTGGCTTTTGTTCGCTGTGGAGTGATTCGTATAATTCTTTTCTCTTTTCGAAGCTTATCTCTCGAAACTTGATTGCACCCTTAAAAAGCTTATCCATTTGGTGCTCCTGTATTACTCATATATTAACAAATCAGTATAGCAAAAAAAAAGGGCTGACGGAATAGTTCCTTCAGCCCATATGTAATAATATTTAAGTAAATTAGATTTTTGGTCCGCCTGCTATGATTTCAGCATCTGTGCCTGCTTCATACTTTTTAAAGTTGGCTTTAAAGTTTTCAGCAAGCTGAGTGAGCTGTGCTTTATACGCAGCCTTATCCTTCCAGCTCTCCACAGGGTGAAGAACGTCAGTGGGGATATCACCGAGGGTTTTAGGGATACCGAAACCGAAGATCTCGTCTTCCATAAACTCGGATTTATCAATTGCACCGGATAGGATAGCTCTTATGATCTCTCTTGTGTGGCTGATTTTAAATCTTGAACCTATACCGTGAGGTCCGCCTGTGAGACCGGTGTTTACCAGATAACATGTAACGTTATTCTCAATGATCTTTTCGCCGAGAAGTTTAGCGTATACAGACGGGTGCCAAACCATGAAAGGCTCTCCGAAACATGAGGAAAAAACTGCTTTTGGCTCTGTCACGCCTTTTTCTGTCCCTGCAACTTTTGCCGTGTAGCCGGAGATGAAGTGATACATTGCCTGAGGTACAGTGAGCTTTGATACAGGTGGGAGAACACCGAATGCGTCATATGTAAGGAAAATTATGTTTTTCGGCATACCGCCTTTACCTGAAGGCTCGATGTTGTCTATGGACTGAAGCGGGTATGAAGCCCTTGTATTCTCTGTGATGCTGTCGTCGTCGAGGTCTACGTTTCGTCCATCGTCCATTACGACATTCTCAAGAACTGTGTTGAATTTCTCTGTTGTGGCGAAAATGTCCGGTTCCATTTCACGGGAAAGGTTGATGACCTTTGCATAACAGCCGCCTTCTATGTTGAAAACGCCTTTATCGTCCCATCCGTGTTCATCGTCGCCTATGAGAGCTCTTTCAGGGTCTGTGGAGAGGGTTGTTTTGCCCGTACCGGAAAGACCGAAGAAAAGTGCGACATCACCGTCTTTGCCTATATTGGCAGAACAGTGCATAGACATAATCCCCTGCTTAGGCAGAAGGTAATTCATAACTGTGAATATGGATTTTTTCATTTCGCCGGCGTATGCTGTACCGCCGATGATAACTACTTTTTTCGCGAAGTTGAGGAGAACAAAGTTTTCGCTGTTAACGCCGTCGAGCTCGCCTTTACATTTAAAGTCAGGACAGCATATGATGGTGAAGTCAGCTTCGAAGTTTGCAAGCTTTGTTTCGTCTGGTTCCTGAATGAACATGTTCTGAACAAAAAGGTTTTGCCATGCGTATTCGTTGATTGCACGTACTCTTATTCTGGAGGCTTCATCTGCACCTGCGTAGCATTCCTGAACGTATACGTCCTTCTGCTGAAGATAAGCACAGAGTTTATTGTATATATTGTCGAATTTTTCCTGAGTGATTGGGACGTTACCTTTTGACCAGTTGACATCACCTTCTGTAGTGTCCTCTTTAACTATGAACTTGTCATTAGGTGAACGGCCGGTGACTGCTCCTGTGAGACAGACTATAGCTCCGCCCTTGGCAATTTTACCTTCGCCATTTTTAATTATTTCTTCATAAAGTTCTGGTGCTGTGAGGTTTCTCTTAACCTCGCCAAGATTGGTGAGACCGTAAACCTCAAGTGCCTTTTGATCTTTATTACTCACTATGTCCTCCAATTTATAATATGGTTCTGCAAACGTATGTGGAGTTTACTTTAAAGTGGGGCTATCATCAAGTCTAAATTTAAAACATTTTTCGCATGCTAAACCCTCTCTGGCGCTGGTTTGCGTGTTTTTTTACTGTAATACCTTTTATTGTGTATTTGAATATTGGGTATGCAAAAATAAGAAACATAAATAGGTTTCTTATGTGACAACGAGTTAAAAAAGTTTAAAATTGAACTAATCGTTTGTTTGAATCGATATGGTTTGCGTAGAAAATAATATGACTGGGGATGCAATGGAGCATATGTTTAATAACAGCCTGTGGAAAAAGAACAGCTTTACAAGCGATGTTTGGAAATAAGGGTATTTTCTTGCAATTATGCAGACAGGTGAATATAATCATGCGGATATGGATAATTTTTTTTTAACTGCTGATGAGAAACACATCAAAAAAGAGAAAGAAAAAGCACGTGAGCTACGCAAAAAGGGCTGGTGGAAGAATAAGCTGGCTGAAGGGAAGTGCCACTACTGTCAGGGGGATTTTAACCCTGCTGAACTGACGATGGATCACATTGTACCTGTTGCCAGAGGTGGTTTCAGCACCAAAGGTAATGTTGTTCCTGCGTGCAAAGAGTGCAACAGCAAAAAGAAATATCTGCTCCCCATAGAGTGGGAAGAGTTTCTGGCTGGTATGGGTAATAAATAATAGTTTTCAACCATTGCGTAATTAATCAGGATTATGCCCGCAGTGATATATATGGAGTAAAAAATATGGCTATGACAGGACAGGAGATACGCAAGAAATTTCTGGAATACTTTGCAGAACACGGTCACGAGATAGTGAGCTCATCGTCGCTGGTTCCACACGATGACCCGACACTGCTCTTTACCAACGCAGGTATGAACCAGTTTAAGGATACATTTCTGGGCAGAGAGACAAGAAGCTATACTAGAGCCACTACCAGCCAGAAGGTTGTGCGTGCCGGCGGTAAGCATAATGACCTTGAAAATGTCGGTGTAACATCACGTCACCATACTTTTTTTGAGATGCTGGGGAATTTCTCTTTCGGAGATTATTTTAAAGAGGATGCGATAAAATTCGGCTGGGAATTTCTCACAAAAGTTGTCGGTCTGCCGGCAGAAAAGATGTTTGTGTCTGTTTATAACGATGATGAAGAGGCAGCTCAGATATGGCGTGATGTTATAGGGCTTGATGCCAAGGATATTGAGTACAGAGGCGAAAAAGATAACTTCTGGGCTATGGGGGACACCGGTCCCTGCGGTCCGTGTTCTGAAATACATATCGATCAGGGGGAACACACGGGATGCCAGTCTCCTGACTGTGACAGAAACTGTGAGTGCGACAGGCACCTTGAGCTGTGGAATCTTGTTTTTATGCAGTATAACCGCAGCGAAGACGGTACTCTTACGCCACTTCCTAAACCTTCTATTGATACAGGTATGGGGCTGGAGCGTGTAGCATCTGTTGTGCAGGGAGTTACCAGTAATTATGACACAGACCTTTTCCTGCCTATTATTAAATATATAGCTGATCTCGCAGGGAAGAAGTACGGGGACAGCGAAAAAGATAATGTCTCCATGCGCGTTATTGCTGACCATAGTCGTGCAGCAACTTTCCTCATAGGTGACGGAGTTCTGCCTGCTAATGACGGGAGAGGATATGTTCTTCGCCGCATAATGAGACGTGCCATGAGACACGGGCGGATGCTAGGTCTTGAGGGCGCCTTCTTTTATAAAGTGTGCGGGTTTGTTGTGGATTTCATGAAAGGACACTACATCGAGCTTGCGGACAAAAAACCTTACATTGCAAAAGTTGTAACTAACGAGGAGCAGTCGTTCAGCAGAACCCTTAATACAGGGCTGAAAATTATCGATGAACTCCTTGAAAAGAATAAAGATAGTAAAACCATATCAGGAGAGGACATCTTTAAGATGTATGACACATTCGGATTTCCTGTGGATTTACTTGCTGATATCGCTGAAGATAATGGGTATGTCCTTGATAATGCAGGCTTTGAGCAGGAGATGCACACTCAGCAGGAACGTGCGAAAAAGTCATGGTCCGGTAGCGGAGAGCAGCGTGTTGCTGACGTATACATCAAGCTGGCAAGCACCCTTAAGAGCGAGTTTGTAGGGTATGAAGAACTCGAAGCTGAGTCGGAAGTAGCTGCAATTATCAAAAATGATGCTCAATCTGAAACAGCGGAAGGCGAATGTGACATCATCCTGACAAAAACACCTTTTTATGCAGAAGGGGGCGGTCAGGCTGGCGACATCGGCTATATAAAAACTGATACTGCTGTTTTTAAAGTGACCGGCACACATAAATACGGTGACGGGATGATAGCCATGCGGGGCTTTACAGAGCTGGGCGTAATCAAAATGGGAGAGACTGTCAAAGCACAGGTGGATAAAACTGCAAGAAGGGCAACTGAGAGAAATCATACATCCACACATATTCTCCATAAGGCTTTACAGATGGTTCTGGGCGACCACGTCCGTCAGGCAGGCTCACAGGTTAACCCCGAAAGACTGCGGTTTGACTTCAACCACTATGCTCCGGTCTCTGCTGAAGAGATTATGCGTATAGAAGAGATAGCAAATGAAGAAATTCAGGCAAATACAGCCCTGAAAAAGACATATATGAATATTGATGATGCTGTTAACTCCGGTGCCATGGCTCTCTTTGGTGAGAAATACGGTAACAAGGTGCGTGTTGTTGAAATCGGTGATTTCAGCAAAGAACTTTGCGGCGGGTGTCATGTTGACCGTACCGGTGATATTGGTCTTCTGAAAGTGACAAGTGAGGCATCAGTTGCCTCCGGAGTGCGCAGGATAGAGGCTGTGACAGGGATGGCTGCCGTTGCGGGGATGCAGAAACTTGACGCTCTTGCGAAAGACGGTGCGAAACTGCTTAAAACCACTCCGGACGGACTCTACGAACGTATGGTGGAGCTGACAGACAGCCTGAAAGATAAAGAGAAAGAACTTAAGAAGATAGCTGATCAGATGGCATCCAAAGACGCCGCAGGGCTCATGGACGATGTTAAGATCGTCAGCGGTATTAAGGTGCTTGCAGCGAAACTTGCAAACGGAGACGCAGACGCCATGCGTAAGTTTGTTGATACTGCCAGAGACAGGATAGGGAGTGGTGTTGTTGTCGCCGGAGCTGTCACAGACGACAAAGTTATTTTTGTGTGTGGTGTGACAAAAGACACCACAGGCAAAGTCAAAGCTGGTGATATCGTTAGAGAAGTTGCGAAGATTACCGGAGGAGGGGGTGGCGGACGTCCTGACATGGCGCAGGCTGGCGGGAAGCATCCTGAGAAGCTGGATGAAGCCATTGCAAATGTTGAAAAGATAGTGGAAGGTCTCGTTGGTTAAAAATTGTACCGCAAACTATATAGAAGAAAAACTTAAAGGTTATGATAGATATAAAATGGCGGTGACTGAACGTGTTGCCGCCGTTTTGGTTCCTGTGGTTAATATCGGTGATGACTGCTGTGTCATATTTACAAAACGTCTGCGAGAGCTTAATCACCACGGAGGGGAGGTCTCTTTTCCTGGTGGACTGAGTGAGAATGTTGACACCAGTCTTCGTGAGACTGCACTTCGCGAGACCTATGAGGAGATTGGTGTCAGACCGGACAATGTCCATGTTGCGGGTGTGCTGGATGATGAGCTTTCCAGGTGGGGGCATCGTGTTACGCCTTATGTGGGCGTGGTTAAAGACCCGGTGTTCAGCCTTCAGGCTACAGAAGTTGAGAGGCTTTATAAAGTACCTGTATCGCACCTTCTGCGGGATGATGTATACTATAGTGAAAGGTGGATGCGTGACGGGAATGTGCGCACTGTACATTTTTACAGATACAGGAATGATATCATATGGGGATTGACTGCAAAGATATTAAGAAAATTTATTCTTTTCATGAGTAAGTGACCATAAGATATGTAAAGTCTTTAATAGACAATGCTGTATATTTCGTCTATTCTT
This window of the Denitrovibrio acetiphilus DSM 12809 genome carries:
- the pckA gene encoding phosphoenolpyruvate carboxykinase (ATP); protein product: MSNKDQKALEVYGLTNLGEVKRNLTAPELYEEIIKNGEGKIAKGGAIVCLTGAVTGRSPNDKFIVKEDTTEGDVNWSKGNVPITQEKFDNIYNKLCAYLQQKDVYVQECYAGADEASRIRVRAINEYAWQNLFVQNMFIQEPDETKLANFEADFTIICCPDFKCKGELDGVNSENFVLLNFAKKVVIIGGTAYAGEMKKSIFTVMNYLLPKQGIMSMHCSANIGKDGDVALFFGLSGTGKTTLSTDPERALIGDDEHGWDDKGVFNIEGGCYAKVINLSREMEPDIFATTEKFNTVLENVVMDDGRNVDLDDDSITENTRASYPLQSIDNIEPSGKGGMPKNIIFLTYDAFGVLPPVSKLTVPQAMYHFISGYTAKVAGTEKGVTEPKAVFSSCFGEPFMVWHPSVYAKLLGEKIIENNVTCYLVNTGLTGGPHGIGSRFKISHTREIIRAILSGAIDKSEFMEDEIFGFGIPKTLGDIPTDVLHPVESWKDKAAYKAQLTQLAENFKANFKKYEAGTDAEIIAGGPKI
- a CDS encoding tyrosine recombinase XerC, translating into MIKASDNKFMQIDKAVSIFLKFMQQEKGASDHTIKNYSRDLADLCMYLEDSAIDDIQDADFFTLRGFVAMLFDKGLAKSTIERKIACLKSFFAFMQKKNHTDDNPARMLKFPKKEQKAFKVFNIDSIIALLDAPDKDKPAGMRDALIQELMYGTGVRVSELVGLNLSDIDFGGMRILVRGKGKKERIVPIADMHIEMINDYLDVKMDICNGYLPDNEAIFINKFGSRLTDRSVRRIVEKYLKIAGLPMDFSPHSFRHSYATHLLEGGADLRTIQSLLGHESLTTTQKYTHLNLTELLRVYDATHPFASGKHD
- a CDS encoding DUF523 domain-containing protein — encoded protein: MKKILVSACLLGENVRYNAEVIEVSDKINDLMAKYEVIPVCPEVLGGLPVPREACEIQGMSGSDVLDGDTIVRGSKGSDHTGAFVIGAKKTLELAREHNVEFAVLKQRSPSCGSSCIYTGKFDGTKQPGEGVATALLRRQGIKVISEEDI
- a CDS encoding HNH endonuclease, giving the protein MDNFFLTADEKHIKKEKEKARELRKKGWWKNKLAEGKCHYCQGDFNPAELTMDHIVPVARGGFSTKGNVVPACKECNSKKKYLLPIEWEEFLAGMGNK
- the topA gene encoding type I DNA topoisomerase, coding for MPKNLVIVESPAKARTIEKYLGRNFKVLASVGHVKDLPASSLGVDLDNDFEPKYSIIRGKKKIIDELKKVANSAENIYLAPDPDREGEAIAWHIAEELGKKNKGKIYRVLFNEITKKGIEDGIKNTGPINENRTNAQQARRILDRLVGYLVSPLLWKSLKYGLSAGRVQSVALRLLVEREEEIEKFKPEEYWLIDVTFKGGQKALLKARLEKKNGKKYRVPNGEEAEAVLAALKAGSYNVNEVIRKEVFERAPLPFITSKLQQEAARKLSFSAKRTMMLAQRLYEGIELGSEGPVGLITYMRTDSTRVSPDATNEARGYIEKQYGKEFLSKGVKGGSKKKNVQDAHEAIRPTSVAITPESVKKILDTDQYKLYKLIWDRFVSSNMADAVYDQNTIHIANGPYLLKSQGKVMKFPGFQTLYIEGVDESKEKDQEVIFDVKEGETLNPEKHDSKQMFTQPPARYSEATLVKTLEAEGIGRPSTYASIISTLIDREYANMEEKRFKPTELGRVVCSLLIANFDRIFEPKFTAGMEEDLDSVEAGELTWKGVLRDFYAKFKPELEKAEKQFSANLKIEMKCPVCEKDLTIKYGRNGNFVACTSYPECKFTSNYERLEDGSFKLVPKEEDKPSGIECEKCGKELVFKKTRFGEVLACPGYPECKNIKNYVTLPDGEIKILAAGEEIGTPCPKCEAGLTIKGGRNGMFIGCKNYPDCDFTANMEVNEQGDIIPKYDKVDENVKCEKCGKPMVLKKSRRGKFFACTGYPECKNAKSTIVLEDGTISVKE
- the trmFO gene encoding methylenetetrahydrofolate--tRNA-(uracil(54)-C(5))-methyltransferase (FADH(2)-oxidizing) TrmFO yields the protein MGKTVYIAGGGLAGCEAAYYLAERGHEVKLYEMRPLVQTPAHETEFLGELVCSNSLKSTLPDTSSGLLKEEMKILGSLVLAVAYQCQVPAGNALAVDRLDFAKGIDEIIRNHPHIEVISEELTDIPADRPCIIATGPLTSDKLAEKIKERFGGGLYFFDAIAPVISFDSVDMEKAFFKSRWEKGDNDYLNLGMNKEQYELFYNEMMASEKTEFKDFEKLNVYEGCMPIEEMGARGPQTLTFGPFRPVGLRHPVTEEKYYAVVQLRKENKEGTAYNLVGCQTKMKIPEQKRVFRLIPGLENAEFLRFGSIHRNTYIHSPGNLKRTFQTTADKDLYFAGQITGVEGYLESAASGILAAHSIIYPEFEGFHEETALGALARHVSGEVAENKKEYVPSNFHFGMLPGHGEKIRDKKLKKQMYADRALEHYKHLCD
- a CDS encoding carbonic anhydrase, whose translation is MDKLFKGAIKFREISFEKRKELYESLHSEQKPHTLFIGCSDSRVVPELITRTLPGELFVVRNIANIVPHYRVAKEYAATTSAIEYAVNALDVENIVVCGHSNCGGCNAIYFDKTQLEQLPNVAHWLEQIEGVKSEVHLRHPDADPEHKAWITEQINIVKQMANLLSYPYISRKYEKGELHIYGWYYVISKGEVYNFNKETGEFELIS
- a CDS encoding N-acetylmuramoyl-L-alanine amidase-like domain-containing protein, with protein sequence MKKISKLILLTVALLLLVGWDTGKVDNILSKSSHISSAGDRIAYISQQLLGTPYADGTLKGSPDSKEELVVNLNGVDCFTFLDTVEALRLSDNAENFIKNLKQVRYFSGKVDYVNRKHFFTDWISGDLNTVKDITPEIAGTITVEKYINRRSDKNSWLKNLPQTMRMVTYLPASIIDKEVIKTLKTGDYIGIYSDKAGLDATHTGIFIRNSNGEFFRNASSLKGKVVDYPFREYMTKVRGIIIFRPI